The following are from one region of the Marinomonas sp. CT5 genome:
- a CDS encoding tyrosine-type recombinase/integrase — protein sequence MALPIINYVNYFSDFDTRSDIESLKIRWFKDCSYDSDIWVLQDTKNMKRTYDIDWENIPVGPNGEKLNNYYGTVQLIKMSLLIRASTTDKKLGMIDSAESLYKAANTLFNFYRYLLIIPNISNLSSINSSVINQLITDYSTKGLVVRLDLDSRAVNRFDEIISNGNIGAYTKIRKSTKYLKTNFEKIEFDNDRFSSELGISARALQNAPKYQLLKYKTLKPLGYELKGSGVIKNNIETQSETTIRKSISILSGLMRQVYLMPDLFTENHRVDRMWMDDVKVSKLSKNKATTSNLKTRNIPKNIMYAVMDESIRWVIDYANPLHFYFKRTKQIYKERFEELKEGDGGGNLESQSHYARKLTSQWIKNNQLVNFPHPITTYQHKQTSIEQIVNKHLVSACLLVILAFTARRRDEIYGLKSNCTYEEGGLWYLIVDQEKFNQGERALPTLKVVAKAVSILEDLSAKGREASQFDNLMQVTGANSKHGKAWPDFNGFCDYVGIESKDEDGKPFIFADHQFRRFLAMAYYYQYRDPNLFTLNWFLGHESIEMTMDYITDSDGQWEMQQVKNERIIDLIESDFRSDKSLIGNEIAELFGVIEGQSEKRISKMEDKGKLVDKYVLNFVKDGACFGLTPDIKNRSKCLENGAIQCSSAAKGSCEGCPNLLPVDQPINHINVTDLVCSSSPMIEALQNG from the coding sequence ATGGCATTGCCAATCATTAATTACGTCAATTATTTTTCAGATTTTGATACTAGAAGCGATATTGAATCCCTAAAGATAAGATGGTTCAAAGACTGCTCTTATGATTCTGATATTTGGGTATTGCAAGACACTAAAAACATGAAAAGGACTTATGATATTGATTGGGAAAACATACCTGTTGGTCCGAATGGTGAGAAGCTAAATAATTATTATGGCACAGTACAATTGATAAAAATGAGTCTCTTGATAAGGGCTTCTACAACAGATAAAAAGCTAGGTATGATAGATTCAGCTGAATCATTATATAAAGCAGCAAATACGTTGTTTAATTTTTATCGATATTTACTTATAATTCCTAATATTTCAAATTTATCTAGTATTAATAGTTCTGTTATTAATCAACTTATTACTGATTATTCTACAAAAGGACTAGTAGTGCGTTTGGACTTAGATTCACGAGCAGTAAATCGATTTGATGAGATAATTTCTAATGGAAATATTGGGGCCTATACAAAAATTAGGAAGTCAACAAAGTATTTAAAGACAAATTTTGAAAAAATAGAATTTGATAACGATAGGTTTTCTTCTGAGCTTGGAATCAGTGCGCGAGCTCTTCAAAATGCTCCTAAATATCAGTTGCTAAAATATAAAACATTAAAGCCACTAGGTTATGAATTGAAAGGAAGTGGTGTGATAAAAAATAATATTGAAACTCAGTCGGAAACTACTATTAGAAAGTCGATATCAATTTTATCAGGTCTAATGCGGCAAGTTTATTTAATGCCTGACCTCTTCACAGAAAATCACCGAGTAGATCGTATGTGGATGGATGATGTTAAAGTATCTAAATTATCTAAAAATAAGGCGACTACTTCTAATTTAAAGACCCGAAATATACCCAAAAATATTATGTATGCAGTAATGGACGAATCTATCCGCTGGGTAATTGATTATGCTAATCCTCTACATTTCTACTTTAAGCGTACTAAGCAAATCTATAAAGAAAGATTTGAGGAGCTAAAAGAGGGAGATGGTGGTGGGAATCTTGAATCACAATCACATTATGCTAGAAAGCTTACTTCTCAGTGGATTAAAAATAATCAACTGGTTAACTTCCCACACCCAATTACAACATATCAACATAAACAAACATCTATTGAACAAATAGTTAATAAACACCTTGTGTCGGCATGTTTACTTGTCATATTAGCATTTACAGCTCGCCGAAGAGATGAGATATATGGACTTAAATCTAATTGTACATATGAAGAAGGCGGACTCTGGTATTTGATTGTTGATCAAGAAAAATTTAATCAAGGTGAGCGAGCTTTACCAACCTTGAAGGTTGTGGCTAAGGCTGTATCTATTCTTGAAGATCTATCAGCGAAAGGAAGAGAAGCTAGTCAATTTGATAACCTTATGCAAGTCACTGGTGCAAATTCTAAACATGGTAAAGCATGGCCGGATTTCAATGGTTTTTGTGACTACGTGGGAATAGAATCAAAAGATGAAGACGGTAAACCATTCATATTTGCTGACCACCAATTTAGGCGATTTTTAGCTATGGCTTATTACTATCAATACCGCGACCCTAACTTATTTACTCTTAATTGGTTTTTAGGTCATGAGTCTATTGAGATGACAATGGATTATATCACTGATAGCGATGGTCAGTGGGAGATGCAGCAAGTTAAAAATGAACGGATTATTGATCTAATTGAAAGTGATTTCAGATCAGATAAATCGTTGATTGGTAATGAAATAGCAGAATTATTTGGAGTCATTGAGGGACAGAGCGAAAAGCGTATTTCAAAAATGGAAGATAAAGGTAAATTAGTTGATAAGTATGTTCTAAATTTTGTCAAAGATGGAGCATGCTTTGGCCTAACTCCTGATATCAAGAATAGAAGTAAATGCTTAGAGAACGGAGCTATACAATGTTCTAGCGCAGCTAAAGGAAGTTGTGAAGGCTGTCCTAATTTACTTCCAGTAGACCAACCAATTAATCACATTAATGTAACAGATTTGGTTTGTTCATCCTCACCCATGATTGAGGCGTTACAAAATGGATAA
- a CDS encoding DEAD/DEAH box helicase family protein has product MKKMQNLSLRTWQKSCLSKALEVYQNGQQNFMCVAAPGAGKTRFSASLAKSLLDANHIDFVLCFAPSVSVHGSIQETFSNILNDRFDGRIGTKGLVITYQGIQYAYQELAHVIKNYRILIISDEIHHCASGVSSTSNQWGQLLVSLISEGYPLTLTLSGTPWRSDNTKIALQSYSGEPQELDTDFVYGLGDAVRDKVCRRPSLILLDNSSIDVQENSETHKFSSIRQAIEAEKLKYCELLTHQDSLSQLMTYAHEELTRIRGKHPRAAGLVVASSIDQARRISQFITTNFNESSIVVSYDQNDAHENIRGFQTSTIDWIVSIGMVSEGTDIPRLQVCAYLSNVRTELYFRQVLGRILRMDQKTDEPCSMIAFAEPKLIEYSERINQDLPEDSMRIKDLEEQTLIKMADSNTSIQSLEKNGLMTMKTASSSRTHSFDRLHDMTSEASYSVKMAFDKDSYRTTILSL; this is encoded by the coding sequence ATGAAGAAAATGCAAAACCTCTCACTAAGAACTTGGCAAAAGAGCTGTTTATCTAAAGCTTTAGAAGTCTATCAAAATGGTCAGCAAAACTTTATGTGCGTTGCTGCACCAGGTGCCGGAAAAACAAGATTTTCTGCTTCGTTAGCAAAAAGCTTATTAGATGCTAACCACATTGATTTCGTTCTTTGCTTTGCGCCCTCTGTGAGTGTCCATGGCAGCATTCAAGAAACCTTCAGCAATATATTAAATGATCGCTTTGATGGTCGAATAGGCACAAAAGGCTTGGTTATTACCTATCAAGGAATCCAATACGCCTACCAAGAACTTGCACATGTAATAAAGAACTACCGCATTCTAATAATCTCTGATGAAATTCATCACTGCGCTTCTGGGGTAAGTAGCACGTCTAATCAATGGGGACAGTTGTTAGTTTCTTTAATATCAGAAGGCTATCCATTAACACTAACTTTGAGCGGTACTCCTTGGCGATCAGACAACACAAAAATAGCGCTTCAGAGCTATTCTGGAGAGCCGCAAGAACTTGATACAGACTTCGTGTATGGATTGGGCGACGCGGTTCGAGATAAGGTTTGTAGGAGACCTAGTTTAATATTGCTCGATAATAGCTCGATTGATGTTCAGGAGAATTCTGAAACTCATAAATTTAGTAGTATTCGACAAGCGATTGAGGCTGAAAAACTAAAATATTGCGAGCTACTAACTCATCAAGACTCACTAAGTCAGCTCATGACTTATGCCCATGAAGAGCTGACTAGAATTAGAGGGAAACACCCTCGTGCAGCAGGGTTAGTTGTTGCATCATCAATTGACCAAGCTAGGCGGATATCTCAATTTATTACCACTAACTTTAATGAGAGCTCTATCGTAGTTAGTTATGATCAAAATGATGCCCATGAAAACATCAGAGGCTTTCAAACTTCAACAATTGACTGGATTGTATCTATTGGTATGGTTAGTGAGGGTACAGATATCCCTCGATTACAAGTCTGTGCTTATCTGAGTAACGTTAGAACTGAGCTTTACTTCCGTCAAGTGCTTGGCCGGATTCTACGAATGGACCAAAAGACAGATGAACCTTGTTCCATGATAGCGTTTGCTGAACCAAAGCTAATTGAATATTCAGAACGAATTAACCAGGACCTACCAGAAGATTCGATGAGAATAAAAGACCTCGAAGAGCAGACTCTAATAAAAATGGCTGATTCAAATACATCCATTCAAAGTCTAGAAAAAAACGGCCTTATGACTATGAAAACAGCGTCATCAAGCCGTACACATTCATTTGATAGGCTTCACGACATGACATCAGAAGCTTCATACTCTGTTAAAATGGCTTTTGATAAGGATTCTTATCGGACAACAATTCTATCTCTATAA
- the recA gene encoding recombinase RecA, giving the protein MESKVVDANKKKALDAALSQIERQFGKGAIMKMGDTPREAIPSVSTGSLGLDIALGIGGLPMGRCIELYGPESSGKTTLTLSTIAEAQKKGYTCAFIDAEHALDPSYAEKLGVNVNELLLSQPDTGEQALEIVDMLVRSNAVNLIVVDSVAALTPKAEIEGEMGDSHMGLQARLMSQALRKLTGGAKNANCMIIFINQIRMKIGVMFGSPETTTGGNALKFYSSVRLDIRRIGSVKQGDEVVGNETRVKVVKNKVAPPFRQAEFQILYGEGIYHMGEIIDLGVKQGLVDKAGAWYAYKDTKIGQGKANAAKYLEENPDIANEIETEIRNQLIQTPTKKESIVIEDTDSQE; this is encoded by the coding sequence ATGGAATCTAAAGTGGTTGACGCTAATAAGAAAAAAGCACTTGATGCAGCTTTATCTCAGATTGAACGTCAGTTTGGAAAAGGCGCGATAATGAAAATGGGGGATACTCCACGAGAAGCGATCCCTAGTGTATCAACAGGCTCTTTAGGATTAGATATAGCCCTTGGTATAGGCGGACTTCCTATGGGTCGTTGTATAGAACTGTATGGACCAGAAAGTTCCGGGAAGACAACCCTAACACTTAGTACAATCGCCGAAGCACAAAAGAAAGGATATACCTGTGCGTTCATTGATGCAGAGCATGCTCTTGATCCATCTTATGCTGAAAAGCTTGGTGTAAATGTTAATGAACTGCTTTTGTCTCAACCAGATACTGGTGAACAAGCGCTTGAAATTGTTGATATGTTGGTTCGCTCAAATGCTGTAAATTTAATTGTTGTAGACTCAGTGGCAGCATTAACGCCTAAAGCAGAAATAGAAGGCGAAATGGGGGATTCCCATATGGGTTTACAGGCTCGTTTAATGTCTCAAGCACTTCGAAAACTTACCGGTGGCGCTAAAAACGCGAATTGTATGATAATATTCATAAACCAGATTCGAATGAAAATCGGTGTCATGTTTGGCTCACCAGAGACGACAACAGGAGGTAACGCCCTTAAGTTCTATTCTTCTGTACGACTTGATATTCGCCGCATAGGATCAGTGAAACAAGGTGACGAAGTTGTTGGTAATGAAACTCGTGTCAAAGTCGTTAAAAACAAAGTTGCTCCTCCTTTCAGACAGGCTGAATTCCAAATCTTGTACGGAGAAGGTATTTATCACATGGGGGAGATCATTGATTTAGGTGTGAAACAAGGCCTAGTTGATAAAGCTGGAGCTTGGTATGCTTATAAAGATACTAAAATTGGACAAGGTAAAGCGAATGCAGCAAAATACCTTGAAGAAAACCCAGATATTGCGAATGAAATTGAAACAGAAATTCGTAATCAACTTATCCAAACCCCTACAAAGAAAGAATCCATTGTGATTGAAGATACGGATAGTCAAGAATGA
- a CDS encoding site-specific integrase, whose amino-acid sequence MSHKVLAPCNCPKVIFTSGRTVVPVTEWLIERKFNIGLADKTVRADADHLAHWLNFCESEKIDYLSEPTNYTMERYRDEALSRLSNESCDLYLSSICRFYWWCQNNTSYCSNMIGWPNKADNTNFNIIVKKPSKGVNDFSIPFLKGGIQKPMKYIPSVHEIRELNDYLTKEVRNQKDSVGEFLAVRNQLMVRWATEAALRSQELIRLQISDLPRVDDFNSSMSEVYIHRGTKYGKHRKVTVSKSLIKATWDYVEYERDDVISNIWTKCGDVDNVFINAGNRSLKPRMSKNTFYTVLTSFNPKITPHALRRFGLTRFAARLIKIERIIRRESNDLKQIDVRNVEQALRLQAGHQSVTTTIKRYVDYALAVDLDEDEMQSMATRIEELEWELENLKSRKSASTDLREYI is encoded by the coding sequence ATGAGCCACAAGGTATTAGCTCCTTGTAATTGCCCGAAGGTTATATTCACATCTGGTAGAACTGTTGTTCCTGTGACGGAATGGTTAATTGAACGTAAGTTTAATATTGGTTTGGCTGATAAAACAGTGAGAGCTGATGCGGACCATTTAGCTCATTGGTTAAATTTTTGTGAATCAGAGAAAATAGATTACCTCTCTGAACCAACAAATTATACTATGGAGCGTTATCGTGATGAGGCTCTTTCCCGCCTATCTAATGAAAGTTGTGATCTTTATTTATCATCGATATGTAGGTTTTATTGGTGGTGTCAAAACAACACTTCTTACTGTTCAAATATGATTGGATGGCCAAACAAAGCAGATAACACTAATTTCAACATCATAGTTAAAAAGCCTTCTAAGGGAGTAAACGATTTTAGTATACCATTTCTAAAAGGCGGTATACAAAAACCAATGAAATATATCCCTAGCGTCCATGAGATAAGAGAGTTGAATGACTACCTCACTAAAGAAGTCAGAAATCAAAAGGACTCTGTAGGTGAATTCTTGGCTGTCCGAAATCAGCTGATGGTTAGATGGGCGACTGAGGCCGCATTGCGATCACAAGAACTTATTCGTTTACAAATTTCTGATTTACCTCGAGTTGATGATTTTAATTCTTCTATGTCAGAAGTATACATTCATAGAGGCACTAAATATGGAAAGCACAGAAAGGTTACAGTGAGTAAAAGTTTAATAAAGGCCACTTGGGATTATGTCGAATATGAGAGAGATGACGTTATAAGTAATATTTGGACGAAATGTGGTGATGTTGATAATGTTTTCATCAATGCTGGTAATAGATCTCTAAAACCAAGAATGAGCAAAAATACATTTTATACAGTATTAACTTCATTTAACCCAAAGATAACTCCACACGCTTTAAGGCGTTTCGGTTTAACAAGGTTTGCTGCAAGGTTAATTAAAATCGAACGTATTATTAGAAGAGAAAGCAATGATCTAAAGCAAATTGATGTTAGGAATGTTGAGCAAGCATTAAGACTGCAGGCTGGCCATCAATCTGTAACAACAACTATAAAACGGTATGTAGATTATGCTTTAGCTGTTGATTTGGATGAGGATGAAATGCAGTCCATGGCGACTAGAATTGAAGAGTTAGAATGGGAGCTTGAAAATCTTAAGTCAAGAAAAAGTGCAAGTACAGATTTGAGAGAATATATATGA
- a CDS encoding CinA family protein has product MNQMQKMTQSAQQMGELLQARGQLLVTAESCTGGLIGAVCTEISGSSAWFFGGVISYANEAKMRGLSVKEETLSSFGAVSEQTVREMCAGALQLGGDISVAVSGVAGPNGGSPEKPVGCVYIGWQCLGKEASVERFQFSGDRQAVREATVLAALSGVKEILESSKK; this is encoded by the coding sequence ATGAATCAGATGCAAAAAATGACCCAGTCAGCACAACAAATGGGTGAGCTCTTACAAGCAAGAGGGCAGTTGCTTGTTACCGCTGAATCTTGTACCGGTGGCTTGATTGGTGCGGTGTGCACAGAAATATCAGGAAGCTCGGCTTGGTTTTTTGGTGGGGTGATTAGCTATGCGAATGAAGCCAAAATGCGTGGTTTGTCCGTTAAGGAAGAAACACTTTCCTCTTTTGGTGCTGTATCAGAGCAGACTGTAAGAGAGATGTGTGCTGGAGCGTTACAGTTGGGAGGCGATATTTCTGTTGCCGTGAGTGGCGTAGCCGGACCAAATGGTGGATCGCCAGAAAAGCCTGTTGGTTGTGTCTATATCGGCTGGCAGTGCCTTGGAAAAGAGGCCAGTGTAGAACGTTTTCAGTTTTCCGGGGATCGTCAGGCCGTAAGGGAGGCGACTGTTTTGGCGGCTTTGAGTGGTGTAAAAGAGATCCTTGAAAGTAGTAAAAAATAA
- a CDS encoding helix-turn-helix transcriptional regulator, translated as MRNIAKEVGELIRSQRKARGISQEALAAKSKIDRSYMGRIERGEVNVTLKALWDIAASMDISTKILIPD; from the coding sequence ATGAGAAACATAGCAAAAGAGGTTGGAGAGCTAATTCGGAGTCAACGTAAAGCGCGTGGTATCTCTCAAGAAGCTTTAGCGGCAAAATCCAAGATAGACCGCAGTTATATGGGGCGAATAGAGCGAGGTGAGGTGAATGTTACGTTAAAAGCTCTGTGGGATATCGCTGCGTCGATGGATATCTCGACGAAAATACTGATCCCCGATTGA